The Nonlabens sp. Hel1_33_55 genome contains the following window.
TCCTTTGGTGATGTTTGATCGTGTCGTTGATGAGCTGGAATGTGATAAGATCACCAACGATGATTTGTTATCAGGTATACGTGTTGTAGAGTTTCTTGCTGGTAAAGGAGATAAGCAACTTTGTATGATCAGTGGTATCAGTAAACTTAGCGTTGGTAAGTTGCGAGAAGAAGGCATTAGAAGACAGGTGGCTCAATATGATGATGTCCTACTTAATGTCATTACTAATATTAACGAGAAGCAACTTGACGAACGTCTTGAAGATGCCTTGAAATATGATGGTATCGATGCCATTATCGCCTTAGACCAAATGGCTGGAATTTTAGCGCTTAATAAAGCAAAAGAATTGGGAATCAACATTCCTAAAGACTTACAGATTGTATGTTATTCTAATGTAGTAACGTCAGAATATTCTTTTCCAAAGATGACGGTGGTAGATCAACATGCCATTGAGATGGGAAATAAAACCTTTACCAGATTGCGCAATTTGATAAATAATCTAGAGGATGTCAAGGTCACTAGAGTACATACCCTAAAGACTTCTTTATTAGAAAGAGGAACAACTAGAAAATAAAAAAACCCTTCAATTTGAAGGGTTTTTTCGTAGCGTGAGGCGGGCACGATCCGCCGACCTCAGCATTATGAGTGCTGCGCTCTAACCAGCTGAGCTACCACGCCATGTCACCTAAACCGCTGGTGGCTTAAGCGGCTGCAAATATAACTTTAATTTATATTGTCGACCAAACTCAATCCATCAAAAATTTTAATTCAATAAATTTTCACGACTTAGTAGGTTTACGTTATATTGCCGCTCAAAGTTAAAGACCAATGCAAGATCCTATCAAATTTGAGTTAGAGTTTCTCGTTCAAGTATCTCCAAGTTTATTATATCAATATTTTGCCACACCTTCTGGAATGTCAGAGTGGTTTGCAGACAATGTAAACAGTCGTGGTGAGTACTTTAGATTTATATGGGATGGCCAGGAAGAAAAAGCCAAAATCATTAAAAGAATAGGTGAGGAGCGCGCACGATTTCAATGGGATTATGATGAGGATACAAAGAAGTATTTTGAGTTTCGTATT
Protein-coding sequences here:
- a CDS encoding LacI family DNA-binding transcriptional regulator — encoded protein: MKKNKVTLSLLAEKLGLSISTISKSLKNSHEISEETKQLVVNTARKMGYKGTVEHPKAHKIIAVVIPDVVNGFFAQVLTGIEQIASENDYKIMTCLTNDSMEKEASFIESLLNDSIDGFIVAVAEETQVAASYNHFKKVLDRKIPLVMFDRVVDELECDKITNDDLLSGIRVVEFLAGKGDKQLCMISGISKLSVGKLREEGIRRQVAQYDDVLLNVITNINEKQLDERLEDALKYDGIDAIIALDQMAGILALNKAKELGINIPKDLQIVCYSNVVTSEYSFPKMTVVDQHAIEMGNKTFTRLRNLINNLEDVKVTRVHTLKTSLLERGTTRK
- a CDS encoding START-like domain-containing protein → MQDPIKFELEFLVQVSPSLLYQYFATPSGMSEWFADNVNSRGEYFRFIWDGQEEKAKIIKRIGEERARFQWDYDEDTKKYFEFRIEVDEITKDVSLMITDFGDDEDEVEEQKMFWENQISELKKVLGSR